A part of Papaver somniferum cultivar HN1 unplaced genomic scaffold, ASM357369v1 unplaced-scaffold_118, whole genome shotgun sequence genomic DNA contains:
- the LOC113330359 gene encoding L10-interacting MYB domain-containing protein-like isoform X1 translates to MYSVEKKMASLSSDDNVDDIRTWPQYIVDYFVQLVHDEAKNGLQTTTLEKKKWGEIDNALFAKFGKRYSIPKLKAKFNRLRIEHREFARLVSDTGMGWDPVANTVTASDDAWKRYLKKYPGAKSFRKKGLDNYYMLGEIFNSTTASGSMSNASTRSPPDSDTERDLETEFLGKGVHVEPASSGDTSHPSSHTQSNIQRRALDLPIDLPQRKATKSSRFDDALVAWTENLKVKAEVTKAKAERKKDKEVTSPLCTSTEISSIEDCMDILDNMEGVEDDVYLKAIDKFRNPDYRRIFKKMKESRRIMWLKSL, encoded by the exons ATGTATTCTGTAGAAAAAAAGATGGCTTCTCTATCAAGTGATGATAATGTAGATGATATCCGCACATGGCCACAGTATATTGTGGATTACTTTGTTCAATTGGTTCATGATGAAGCCAAAAATGGGTTACAAACCACTACATTGGAGAAGAAGAAATGGGGAGAAATAGATAATGCTCTCTTTGCTAAGTTTGGTAAGAGATACAGCATTCCTAAGTTGAAAGCTAAATTCAATCGACTACGTATAGAGCATAGGGAATTTGCAAGGTTAGTGAGTGATACCGGTATGGGTTGGGATCCAGTTGCAAACACTGTCACTGCAAGTGATGATGCTTGGAAGCGTTACTTGAAG AAATATCCTGGTGCAAAATCCTTCCGTAAAAAGGGGTTAGACAATTATTATATGCTTGGGGAGATATTTAATAGCACAACAGCATCTGGAAGCATGTCTAATGCATCAACACGGTCTCCTCCTGACTCAGACACCGAAAGAGACTTGGAAACAGAATTCCTTGGCAAAGGGGTACATGTAGAACCCGCTAGCTCTGGAGACACGAGTCACCCTTCATCACACACACAGTCAAACATACAGCGACGTGCTTTAGATCTTCCTATTGATCTCCCTCAGCGAAAGGCGACTAAATCATCAAGGTTTGATGATGCACTTGTAGCATGGACTGAAAATCTCAAAGTTAAAGCTGAAGTAACAAAAGCGAAGGCTGAACGTAAGAAGGATAAGGAAGTAACATCTCCTCTTTGTACCAGCACCGAGATATCATCTATTGAAGATTGTATGGATATATTGGACAACATGGAAGGAGTGGAAGATGATGTATATCTCAAAGCCATTGACAAGTTCAGAAACCCTGACTATAGGAGAATTTTTAAGAAAATGAAAGAATCAAGGAGAATTATGTGGCTTAAGAGTttgtaa
- the LOC113330359 gene encoding L10-interacting MYB domain-containing protein-like isoform X2, which translates to MASLSSDDNVDDIRTWPQYIVDYFVQLVHDEAKNGLQTTTLEKKKWGEIDNALFAKFGKRYSIPKLKAKFNRLRIEHREFARLVSDTGMGWDPVANTVTASDDAWKRYLKKYPGAKSFRKKGLDNYYMLGEIFNSTTASGSMSNASTRSPPDSDTERDLETEFLGKGVHVEPASSGDTSHPSSHTQSNIQRRALDLPIDLPQRKATKSSRFDDALVAWTENLKVKAEVTKAKAERKKDKEVTSPLCTSTEISSIEDCMDILDNMEGVEDDVYLKAIDKFRNPDYRRIFKKMKESRRIMWLKSL; encoded by the exons ATGGCTTCTCTATCAAGTGATGATAATGTAGATGATATCCGCACATGGCCACAGTATATTGTGGATTACTTTGTTCAATTGGTTCATGATGAAGCCAAAAATGGGTTACAAACCACTACATTGGAGAAGAAGAAATGGGGAGAAATAGATAATGCTCTCTTTGCTAAGTTTGGTAAGAGATACAGCATTCCTAAGTTGAAAGCTAAATTCAATCGACTACGTATAGAGCATAGGGAATTTGCAAGGTTAGTGAGTGATACCGGTATGGGTTGGGATCCAGTTGCAAACACTGTCACTGCAAGTGATGATGCTTGGAAGCGTTACTTGAAG AAATATCCTGGTGCAAAATCCTTCCGTAAAAAGGGGTTAGACAATTATTATATGCTTGGGGAGATATTTAATAGCACAACAGCATCTGGAAGCATGTCTAATGCATCAACACGGTCTCCTCCTGACTCAGACACCGAAAGAGACTTGGAAACAGAATTCCTTGGCAAAGGGGTACATGTAGAACCCGCTAGCTCTGGAGACACGAGTCACCCTTCATCACACACACAGTCAAACATACAGCGACGTGCTTTAGATCTTCCTATTGATCTCCCTCAGCGAAAGGCGACTAAATCATCAAGGTTTGATGATGCACTTGTAGCATGGACTGAAAATCTCAAAGTTAAAGCTGAAGTAACAAAAGCGAAGGCTGAACGTAAGAAGGATAAGGAAGTAACATCTCCTCTTTGTACCAGCACCGAGATATCATCTATTGAAGATTGTATGGATATATTGGACAACATGGAAGGAGTGGAAGATGATGTATATCTCAAAGCCATTGACAAGTTCAGAAACCCTGACTATAGGAGAATTTTTAAGAAAATGAAAGAATCAAGGAGAATTATGTGGCTTAAGAGTttgtaa
- the LOC113330380 gene encoding uncharacterized protein LOC113330380, whose product MDEVPPEIMTNPKFYPWFVDCVGAIDGTHISACVPASKQIPFRGRKAQITQNIMCACSFDMLFTFVYTGWEGTANDARVLMDAISNEENKFSMPREGRYYVVDSAYTNMPGFLTPYRGERYHLRDFRGRSRQAKGPMELFNHRHSSLRNVIERCFGVWKSRFPILKCMPNYPLRRQRLIPVACCTLHNFIRLNSRNDELFSQFMAEDLLVADEESSSTGQESTSIDIDVSAANIELMNNVRDDIAGTMWIYHQRRHHHQHL is encoded by the exons ATGGATGAGGTACCTCCAGAGATTATGACAAATCCTAAATTCTATCCATGGTTTGTG GATTGTGTTGGTGCTATTGATGGAACTCATATTAGTGCTTGTGTACCTGCTTCTAAACAAATTCCATTTCGAGGCAGAAAAGCTCAAATCACGCAGAACATTATGTGTGCTTGCTCGTTTGATATGTTGTTCACATTTGTATATACGGGATGGGAAGGAACTGCCAATGATGCAAGAGTACTCATGGATGCCATATCGAACGAAGAAAACAAATTCTCAATGCCCAGAGAAG GAAGGTACTATGTTGTTGACTCCGCTTACACAAACATGCCTGGGTTTCTGACACCCTATCGTGGAGAACGGTATCACTTGCGTGATTTTAGGGGAAGAAGTCGACAAGCAAAGGGTCCTATGGAATTATTCAATCATAGGCACTCCTCTTTACGTAATGTTATTGAACGTTGTTTTGGAGTGTGGAAAAGTAGGTTTCCAATATTGAAATGCATGCCAAATTATCCACTTCGCAGACAAAGACTCATTCCCGTTGCATGTTGTACTTTACACAACTTCATTCGCTTAAATTCAAGGAATGACGAACTGTTTAGTCAGTTCATGGCAGAAGATCTTCTAGTGGCAGATGAAGAAAGTTCAAGTACTGGTCAAGAAAGCACATCAATTGACATTGATGTAAGCGCAGCGAATATTGAGCTGATGAATAATGTTAGAGATGACATAGCAGGGACAATGTGGATTTATCATCAACGCCGACATCACCACCAACACCTTTAG